From the Osmerus eperlanus chromosome 21, fOsmEpe2.1, whole genome shotgun sequence genome, one window contains:
- the LOC134007570 gene encoding poly(rC)-binding protein 3-like isoform X17 → MEPTKVQSEGGLNVTLTIRLLMHGKEVGSIIGKKGETVKKMREESGARINISEGNCPERIVTITGPTDAIFKAFAMIAYKFEEDIINSMSNSPATSKPPVTLRLVVPASQCGSLIGKGGSKIKEMRESTGSQVQVAGDMLPNSTERAVTISGAPEAIIQCVKQICVVMLEAYTIQGQYAIPHPDLTKLHQLAMQQTPFTPLGQTTPAFPAGLDASNQASTHELTIPNDLIGCIIGRQGTKINEIRQMSGAQIKIANAMEGSSERQITITGTPANISLAQYLINARFRDVAAMWNDPSSMTTS, encoded by the exons ATGGAACCCACCAAAGTCCAGTCAGAAGGCGGCTTGAACGTCACCCTCACCATCAGGCTTCTGATGCACGGCAAG GAGGTGGGCAGCATTATTGGCAAG AAAGGAGAGACGGTGAAGAAGATGCGTGAGGAG AGTGGCGCCCGTATCAACATTTCTGAGGGTAACTGTCCAGAGAGGATAGTCACTATCACCGGACCCACAGACGCCATCTTCAAGGCCTTCGCCATGATAGCCTACAAGTTTGAAGAg GATATCATAAACTCCATGAGCAACAGCCCAGCCACCAGCAAGCCCCCGGTCACCCTGCGTCTGGTTGTGCCGGCCAGCCAGTGTGGCTCTCTCATAGGCAAGGGGGGCTCCAAAATCAAAGAGATGCGGGAG TCCACCGGCTCCCAGGTGCAGGTGGCAGGGGACATGCTGCCCAACTCCACAGAACGAGCAGTCACCATCTCTGGTGCCCCGGAGGCCATCATCCAGTGTGTGAAGCAGATCTGTGTGGTGATGCTGGAG gcctACACCATCCAGGGACAGTATGCCATCCCGCATCCAGAT TTGACCAAGCTCCACCAGTTGGCTATGCAGCAAACCCCCTTTACCCCCCTTGGACAGACCACCCCTGCCTTCCCCG CAGGTCTGGATGCCAGTAACCAGGCCAGTACTCATGAACTCACCATTCCCAATGAT CTAATAGGCTGCATAATCGGGCGCCAGGGAACCAAAATCAACGAGATCCGTCAGATGTCTGGGGCACAGATCAAAATTGCTAATGCCATGGAAGGGTCATCAGAACGCCAGATCACCATTACCGGAACCCCTGCCAACATCAGCCTGGCTCAGTACCTCATCAATGCCAG
- the LOC134007570 gene encoding poly(rC)-binding protein 3-like isoform X18 has product MEPTKVQSEGGLNVTLTIRLLMHGKEVGSIIGKKGETVKKMREEVLQSGARINISEGNCPERIVTITGPTDAIFKAFAMIAYKFEEDIINSMSNSPATSKPPVTLRLVVPASQCGSLIGKGGSKIKEMRESTGSQVQVAGDMLPNSTERAVTISGAPEAIIQCVKQICVVMLESPPKGATIPYRPKPASTPVLFSGGQVRADPLGASGANLSLLLQHQPLPAYTIQGQYAIPHPDQLTKLHQLAMQQTPFTPLGQTTPAFPAGLDASNQASTHELTIPNDAA; this is encoded by the exons ATGGAACCCACCAAAGTCCAGTCAGAAGGCGGCTTGAACGTCACCCTCACCATCAGGCTTCTGATGCACGGCAAG GAGGTGGGCAGCATTATTGGCAAG AAAGGAGAGACGGTGAAGAAGATGCGTGAGGA ggtcctcCAGAGTGGCGCCCGTATCAACATTTCTGAGGGTAACTGTCCAGAGAGGATAGTCACTATCACCGGACCCACAGACGCCATCTTCAAGGCCTTCGCCATGATAGCCTACAAGTTTGAAGAg GATATCATAAACTCCATGAGCAACAGCCCAGCCACCAGCAAGCCCCCGGTCACCCTGCGTCTGGTTGTGCCGGCCAGCCAGTGTGGCTCTCTCATAGGCAAGGGGGGCTCCAAAATCAAAGAGATGCGGGAG TCCACCGGCTCCCAGGTGCAGGTGGCAGGGGACATGCTGCCCAACTCCACAGAACGAGCAGTCACCATCTCTGGTGCCCCGGAGGCCATCATCCAGTGTGTGAAGCAGATCTGTGTGGTGATGCTGGAG tcccCACCTAAAGGTGCCACTATCCCCTACCGTCCCAAGCCTGCCTCCACCCCGGTCCTCTTTTCAGGTGGCCAGGTAAGAGCGGACCCCCTGGGGGCCTCGGGAGCCAACCTCAGCCTCTTACTGCAGCACCAGCCACTGCCT gcctACACCATCCAGGGACAGTATGCCATCCCGCATCCAGAT CAGTTGACCAAGCTCCACCAGTTGGCTATGCAGCAAACCCCCTTTACCCCCCTTGGACAGACCACCCCTGCCTTCCCCG CAGGTCTGGATGCCAGTAACCAGGCCAGTACTCATGAACTCACCATTCCCAATGAT GCTGCATAA
- the LOC134007570 gene encoding poly(rC)-binding protein 3-like isoform X11 yields the protein MEPTKVQSEGGLNVTLTIRLLMHGKEVGSIIGKKGETVKKMREEVLQSGARINISEGNCPERIVTITGPTDAIFKAFAMIAYKFEEDIINSMSNSPATSKPPVTLRLVVPASQCGSLIGKGGSKIKEMRESTGSQVQVAGDMLPNSTERAVTISGAPEAIIQCVKQICVVMLESPPKGATIPYRPKPASTPVLFSGGQAYTIQGQYAIPHPDQLTKLHQLAMQQTPFTPLGQTTPAFPGLDASNQASTHELTIPNDLIGCIIGRQGTKINEIRQMSGAQIKIANAMEGSSERQITITGTPANISLAQYLINARFRDVAAMWNDPSSMTTS from the exons ATGGAACCCACCAAAGTCCAGTCAGAAGGCGGCTTGAACGTCACCCTCACCATCAGGCTTCTGATGCACGGCAAG GAGGTGGGCAGCATTATTGGCAAG AAAGGAGAGACGGTGAAGAAGATGCGTGAGGA ggtcctcCAGAGTGGCGCCCGTATCAACATTTCTGAGGGTAACTGTCCAGAGAGGATAGTCACTATCACCGGACCCACAGACGCCATCTTCAAGGCCTTCGCCATGATAGCCTACAAGTTTGAAGAg GATATCATAAACTCCATGAGCAACAGCCCAGCCACCAGCAAGCCCCCGGTCACCCTGCGTCTGGTTGTGCCGGCCAGCCAGTGTGGCTCTCTCATAGGCAAGGGGGGCTCCAAAATCAAAGAGATGCGGGAG TCCACCGGCTCCCAGGTGCAGGTGGCAGGGGACATGCTGCCCAACTCCACAGAACGAGCAGTCACCATCTCTGGTGCCCCGGAGGCCATCATCCAGTGTGTGAAGCAGATCTGTGTGGTGATGCTGGAG tcccCACCTAAAGGTGCCACTATCCCCTACCGTCCCAAGCCTGCCTCCACCCCGGTCCTCTTTTCAGGTGGCCAG gcctACACCATCCAGGGACAGTATGCCATCCCGCATCCAGAT CAGTTGACCAAGCTCCACCAGTTGGCTATGCAGCAAACCCCCTTTACCCCCCTTGGACAGACCACCCCTGCCTTCCCCG GTCTGGATGCCAGTAACCAGGCCAGTACTCATGAACTCACCATTCCCAATGAT CTAATAGGCTGCATAATCGGGCGCCAGGGAACCAAAATCAACGAGATCCGTCAGATGTCTGGGGCACAGATCAAAATTGCTAATGCCATGGAAGGGTCATCAGAACGCCAGATCACCATTACCGGAACCCCTGCCAACATCAGCCTGGCTCAGTACCTCATCAATGCCAG
- the LOC134007570 gene encoding poly(rC)-binding protein 3-like isoform X6: protein MEPTKVQSEGGLNVTLTIRLLMHGKEVGSIIGKKGETVKKMREESGARINISEGNCPERIVTITGPTDAIFKAFAMIAYKFEEDIINSMSNSPATSKPPVTLRLVVPASQCGSLIGKGGSKIKEMRESTGSQVQVAGDMLPNSTERAVTISGAPEAIIQCVKQICVVMLESPPKGATIPYRPKPASTPVLFSGGQVRADPLGASGANLSLLLQHQPLPAYTIQGQYAIPHPDQLTKLHQLAMQQTPFTPLGQTTPAFPGLDASNQASTHELTIPNDLIGCIIGRQGTKINEIRQMSGAQIKIANAMEGSSERQITITGTPANISLAQYLINARFRDVAAMWNDPSSMTTS, encoded by the exons ATGGAACCCACCAAAGTCCAGTCAGAAGGCGGCTTGAACGTCACCCTCACCATCAGGCTTCTGATGCACGGCAAG GAGGTGGGCAGCATTATTGGCAAG AAAGGAGAGACGGTGAAGAAGATGCGTGAGGAG AGTGGCGCCCGTATCAACATTTCTGAGGGTAACTGTCCAGAGAGGATAGTCACTATCACCGGACCCACAGACGCCATCTTCAAGGCCTTCGCCATGATAGCCTACAAGTTTGAAGAg GATATCATAAACTCCATGAGCAACAGCCCAGCCACCAGCAAGCCCCCGGTCACCCTGCGTCTGGTTGTGCCGGCCAGCCAGTGTGGCTCTCTCATAGGCAAGGGGGGCTCCAAAATCAAAGAGATGCGGGAG TCCACCGGCTCCCAGGTGCAGGTGGCAGGGGACATGCTGCCCAACTCCACAGAACGAGCAGTCACCATCTCTGGTGCCCCGGAGGCCATCATCCAGTGTGTGAAGCAGATCTGTGTGGTGATGCTGGAG tcccCACCTAAAGGTGCCACTATCCCCTACCGTCCCAAGCCTGCCTCCACCCCGGTCCTCTTTTCAGGTGGCCAGGTAAGAGCGGACCCCCTGGGGGCCTCGGGAGCCAACCTCAGCCTCTTACTGCAGCACCAGCCACTGCCT gcctACACCATCCAGGGACAGTATGCCATCCCGCATCCAGAT CAGTTGACCAAGCTCCACCAGTTGGCTATGCAGCAAACCCCCTTTACCCCCCTTGGACAGACCACCCCTGCCTTCCCCG GTCTGGATGCCAGTAACCAGGCCAGTACTCATGAACTCACCATTCCCAATGAT CTAATAGGCTGCATAATCGGGCGCCAGGGAACCAAAATCAACGAGATCCGTCAGATGTCTGGGGCACAGATCAAAATTGCTAATGCCATGGAAGGGTCATCAGAACGCCAGATCACCATTACCGGAACCCCTGCCAACATCAGCCTGGCTCAGTACCTCATCAATGCCAG
- the LOC134007570 gene encoding poly(rC)-binding protein 3-like isoform X5, whose amino-acid sequence MEPTKVQSEGGLNVTLTIRLLMHGKEVGSIIGKKGETVKKMREESGARINISEGNCPERIVTITGPTDAIFKAFAMIAYKFEEDIINSMSNSPATSKPPVTLRLVVPASQCGSLIGKGGSKIKEMRESTGSQVQVAGDMLPNSTERAVTISGAPEAIIQCVKQICVVMLESPPKGATIPYRPKPASTPVLFSGGQVRADPLGASGANLSLLLQHQPLPAYTIQGQYAIPHPDQLTKLHQLAMQQTPFTPLGQTTPAFPAGLDASNQASTHELTIPNDLIGCIIGRQGTKINEIRQMSGAQIKIANAMEGSSERQITITGTPANISLAQYLINARFRDVAAMWNDPSSMTTS is encoded by the exons ATGGAACCCACCAAAGTCCAGTCAGAAGGCGGCTTGAACGTCACCCTCACCATCAGGCTTCTGATGCACGGCAAG GAGGTGGGCAGCATTATTGGCAAG AAAGGAGAGACGGTGAAGAAGATGCGTGAGGAG AGTGGCGCCCGTATCAACATTTCTGAGGGTAACTGTCCAGAGAGGATAGTCACTATCACCGGACCCACAGACGCCATCTTCAAGGCCTTCGCCATGATAGCCTACAAGTTTGAAGAg GATATCATAAACTCCATGAGCAACAGCCCAGCCACCAGCAAGCCCCCGGTCACCCTGCGTCTGGTTGTGCCGGCCAGCCAGTGTGGCTCTCTCATAGGCAAGGGGGGCTCCAAAATCAAAGAGATGCGGGAG TCCACCGGCTCCCAGGTGCAGGTGGCAGGGGACATGCTGCCCAACTCCACAGAACGAGCAGTCACCATCTCTGGTGCCCCGGAGGCCATCATCCAGTGTGTGAAGCAGATCTGTGTGGTGATGCTGGAG tcccCACCTAAAGGTGCCACTATCCCCTACCGTCCCAAGCCTGCCTCCACCCCGGTCCTCTTTTCAGGTGGCCAGGTAAGAGCGGACCCCCTGGGGGCCTCGGGAGCCAACCTCAGCCTCTTACTGCAGCACCAGCCACTGCCT gcctACACCATCCAGGGACAGTATGCCATCCCGCATCCAGAT CAGTTGACCAAGCTCCACCAGTTGGCTATGCAGCAAACCCCCTTTACCCCCCTTGGACAGACCACCCCTGCCTTCCCCG CAGGTCTGGATGCCAGTAACCAGGCCAGTACTCATGAACTCACCATTCCCAATGAT CTAATAGGCTGCATAATCGGGCGCCAGGGAACCAAAATCAACGAGATCCGTCAGATGTCTGGGGCACAGATCAAAATTGCTAATGCCATGGAAGGGTCATCAGAACGCCAGATCACCATTACCGGAACCCCTGCCAACATCAGCCTGGCTCAGTACCTCATCAATGCCAG
- the LOC134007570 gene encoding poly(rC)-binding protein 3-like isoform X8, translating to MEPTKVQSEGGLNVTLTIRLLMHGKEVGSIIGKKGETVKKMREESGARINISEGNCPERIVTITGPTDAIFKAFAMIAYKFEEDIINSMSNSPATSKPPVTLRLVVPASQCGSLIGKGGSKIKEMRESTGSQVQVAGDMLPNSTERAVTISGAPEAIIQCVKQICVVMLESPPKGATIPYRPKPASTPVLFSGGQVRADPLGASGANLSLLLQHQPLPAYTIQGQYAIPHPDLTKLHQLAMQQTPFTPLGQTTPAFPGLDASNQASTHELTIPNDLIGCIIGRQGTKINEIRQMSGAQIKIANAMEGSSERQITITGTPANISLAQYLINARFRDVAAMWNDPSSMTTS from the exons ATGGAACCCACCAAAGTCCAGTCAGAAGGCGGCTTGAACGTCACCCTCACCATCAGGCTTCTGATGCACGGCAAG GAGGTGGGCAGCATTATTGGCAAG AAAGGAGAGACGGTGAAGAAGATGCGTGAGGAG AGTGGCGCCCGTATCAACATTTCTGAGGGTAACTGTCCAGAGAGGATAGTCACTATCACCGGACCCACAGACGCCATCTTCAAGGCCTTCGCCATGATAGCCTACAAGTTTGAAGAg GATATCATAAACTCCATGAGCAACAGCCCAGCCACCAGCAAGCCCCCGGTCACCCTGCGTCTGGTTGTGCCGGCCAGCCAGTGTGGCTCTCTCATAGGCAAGGGGGGCTCCAAAATCAAAGAGATGCGGGAG TCCACCGGCTCCCAGGTGCAGGTGGCAGGGGACATGCTGCCCAACTCCACAGAACGAGCAGTCACCATCTCTGGTGCCCCGGAGGCCATCATCCAGTGTGTGAAGCAGATCTGTGTGGTGATGCTGGAG tcccCACCTAAAGGTGCCACTATCCCCTACCGTCCCAAGCCTGCCTCCACCCCGGTCCTCTTTTCAGGTGGCCAGGTAAGAGCGGACCCCCTGGGGGCCTCGGGAGCCAACCTCAGCCTCTTACTGCAGCACCAGCCACTGCCT gcctACACCATCCAGGGACAGTATGCCATCCCGCATCCAGAT TTGACCAAGCTCCACCAGTTGGCTATGCAGCAAACCCCCTTTACCCCCCTTGGACAGACCACCCCTGCCTTCCCCG GTCTGGATGCCAGTAACCAGGCCAGTACTCATGAACTCACCATTCCCAATGAT CTAATAGGCTGCATAATCGGGCGCCAGGGAACCAAAATCAACGAGATCCGTCAGATGTCTGGGGCACAGATCAAAATTGCTAATGCCATGGAAGGGTCATCAGAACGCCAGATCACCATTACCGGAACCCCTGCCAACATCAGCCTGGCTCAGTACCTCATCAATGCCAG
- the LOC134007570 gene encoding poly(rC)-binding protein 3-like isoform X7 yields the protein MEPTKVQSEGGLNVTLTIRLLMHGKEVGSIIGKKGETVKKMREESGARINISEGNCPERIVTITGPTDAIFKAFAMIAYKFEEDIINSMSNSPATSKPPVTLRLVVPASQCGSLIGKGGSKIKEMRESTGSQVQVAGDMLPNSTERAVTISGAPEAIIQCVKQICVVMLESPPKGATIPYRPKPASTPVLFSGGQVRADPLGASGANLSLLLQHQPLPAYTIQGQYAIPHPDLTKLHQLAMQQTPFTPLGQTTPAFPAGLDASNQASTHELTIPNDLIGCIIGRQGTKINEIRQMSGAQIKIANAMEGSSERQITITGTPANISLAQYLINARFRDVAAMWNDPSSMTTS from the exons ATGGAACCCACCAAAGTCCAGTCAGAAGGCGGCTTGAACGTCACCCTCACCATCAGGCTTCTGATGCACGGCAAG GAGGTGGGCAGCATTATTGGCAAG AAAGGAGAGACGGTGAAGAAGATGCGTGAGGAG AGTGGCGCCCGTATCAACATTTCTGAGGGTAACTGTCCAGAGAGGATAGTCACTATCACCGGACCCACAGACGCCATCTTCAAGGCCTTCGCCATGATAGCCTACAAGTTTGAAGAg GATATCATAAACTCCATGAGCAACAGCCCAGCCACCAGCAAGCCCCCGGTCACCCTGCGTCTGGTTGTGCCGGCCAGCCAGTGTGGCTCTCTCATAGGCAAGGGGGGCTCCAAAATCAAAGAGATGCGGGAG TCCACCGGCTCCCAGGTGCAGGTGGCAGGGGACATGCTGCCCAACTCCACAGAACGAGCAGTCACCATCTCTGGTGCCCCGGAGGCCATCATCCAGTGTGTGAAGCAGATCTGTGTGGTGATGCTGGAG tcccCACCTAAAGGTGCCACTATCCCCTACCGTCCCAAGCCTGCCTCCACCCCGGTCCTCTTTTCAGGTGGCCAGGTAAGAGCGGACCCCCTGGGGGCCTCGGGAGCCAACCTCAGCCTCTTACTGCAGCACCAGCCACTGCCT gcctACACCATCCAGGGACAGTATGCCATCCCGCATCCAGAT TTGACCAAGCTCCACCAGTTGGCTATGCAGCAAACCCCCTTTACCCCCCTTGGACAGACCACCCCTGCCTTCCCCG CAGGTCTGGATGCCAGTAACCAGGCCAGTACTCATGAACTCACCATTCCCAATGAT CTAATAGGCTGCATAATCGGGCGCCAGGGAACCAAAATCAACGAGATCCGTCAGATGTCTGGGGCACAGATCAAAATTGCTAATGCCATGGAAGGGTCATCAGAACGCCAGATCACCATTACCGGAACCCCTGCCAACATCAGCCTGGCTCAGTACCTCATCAATGCCAG
- the LOC134007570 gene encoding poly(rC)-binding protein 3-like isoform X12, which yields MEPTKVQSEGGLNVTLTIRLLMHGKEVGSIIGKKGETVKKMREESGARINISEGNCPERIVTITGPTDAIFKAFAMIAYKFEEDIINSMSNSPATSKPPVTLRLVVPASQCGSLIGKGGSKIKEMRESTGSQVQVAGDMLPNSTERAVTISGAPEAIIQCVKQICVVMLESPPKGATIPYRPKPASTPVLFSGGQAYTIQGQYAIPHPDQLTKLHQLAMQQTPFTPLGQTTPAFPAGLDASNQASTHELTIPNDLIGCIIGRQGTKINEIRQMSGAQIKIANAMEGSSERQITITGTPANISLAQYLINARFRDVAAMWNDPSSMTTS from the exons ATGGAACCCACCAAAGTCCAGTCAGAAGGCGGCTTGAACGTCACCCTCACCATCAGGCTTCTGATGCACGGCAAG GAGGTGGGCAGCATTATTGGCAAG AAAGGAGAGACGGTGAAGAAGATGCGTGAGGAG AGTGGCGCCCGTATCAACATTTCTGAGGGTAACTGTCCAGAGAGGATAGTCACTATCACCGGACCCACAGACGCCATCTTCAAGGCCTTCGCCATGATAGCCTACAAGTTTGAAGAg GATATCATAAACTCCATGAGCAACAGCCCAGCCACCAGCAAGCCCCCGGTCACCCTGCGTCTGGTTGTGCCGGCCAGCCAGTGTGGCTCTCTCATAGGCAAGGGGGGCTCCAAAATCAAAGAGATGCGGGAG TCCACCGGCTCCCAGGTGCAGGTGGCAGGGGACATGCTGCCCAACTCCACAGAACGAGCAGTCACCATCTCTGGTGCCCCGGAGGCCATCATCCAGTGTGTGAAGCAGATCTGTGTGGTGATGCTGGAG tcccCACCTAAAGGTGCCACTATCCCCTACCGTCCCAAGCCTGCCTCCACCCCGGTCCTCTTTTCAGGTGGCCAG gcctACACCATCCAGGGACAGTATGCCATCCCGCATCCAGAT CAGTTGACCAAGCTCCACCAGTTGGCTATGCAGCAAACCCCCTTTACCCCCCTTGGACAGACCACCCCTGCCTTCCCCG CAGGTCTGGATGCCAGTAACCAGGCCAGTACTCATGAACTCACCATTCCCAATGAT CTAATAGGCTGCATAATCGGGCGCCAGGGAACCAAAATCAACGAGATCCGTCAGATGTCTGGGGCACAGATCAAAATTGCTAATGCCATGGAAGGGTCATCAGAACGCCAGATCACCATTACCGGAACCCCTGCCAACATCAGCCTGGCTCAGTACCTCATCAATGCCAG
- the LOC134007570 gene encoding poly(rC)-binding protein 3-like isoform X19 encodes MEPTKVQSEGGLNVTLTIRLLMHGKEVGSIIGKKGETVKKMREEVLQSGARINISEGNCPERIVTITGPTDAIFKAFAMIAYKFEEDIINSMSNSPATSKPPVTLRLVVPASQCGSLIGKGGSKIKEMRESTGSQVQVAGDMLPNSTERAVTISGAPEAIIQCVKQICVVMLESPPKGATIPYRPKPASTPVLFSGGQVRADPLGASGANLSLLLQHQPLPAYTIQGQYAIPHPDQLTKLHQLAMQQTPFTPLGQTTPAFPGLDASNQASTHELTIPNDAA; translated from the exons ATGGAACCCACCAAAGTCCAGTCAGAAGGCGGCTTGAACGTCACCCTCACCATCAGGCTTCTGATGCACGGCAAG GAGGTGGGCAGCATTATTGGCAAG AAAGGAGAGACGGTGAAGAAGATGCGTGAGGA ggtcctcCAGAGTGGCGCCCGTATCAACATTTCTGAGGGTAACTGTCCAGAGAGGATAGTCACTATCACCGGACCCACAGACGCCATCTTCAAGGCCTTCGCCATGATAGCCTACAAGTTTGAAGAg GATATCATAAACTCCATGAGCAACAGCCCAGCCACCAGCAAGCCCCCGGTCACCCTGCGTCTGGTTGTGCCGGCCAGCCAGTGTGGCTCTCTCATAGGCAAGGGGGGCTCCAAAATCAAAGAGATGCGGGAG TCCACCGGCTCCCAGGTGCAGGTGGCAGGGGACATGCTGCCCAACTCCACAGAACGAGCAGTCACCATCTCTGGTGCCCCGGAGGCCATCATCCAGTGTGTGAAGCAGATCTGTGTGGTGATGCTGGAG tcccCACCTAAAGGTGCCACTATCCCCTACCGTCCCAAGCCTGCCTCCACCCCGGTCCTCTTTTCAGGTGGCCAGGTAAGAGCGGACCCCCTGGGGGCCTCGGGAGCCAACCTCAGCCTCTTACTGCAGCACCAGCCACTGCCT gcctACACCATCCAGGGACAGTATGCCATCCCGCATCCAGAT CAGTTGACCAAGCTCCACCAGTTGGCTATGCAGCAAACCCCCTTTACCCCCCTTGGACAGACCACCCCTGCCTTCCCCG GTCTGGATGCCAGTAACCAGGCCAGTACTCATGAACTCACCATTCCCAATGAT GCTGCATAA
- the LOC134007570 gene encoding poly(rC)-binding protein 3-like isoform X13, which produces MEPTKVQSEGGLNVTLTIRLLMHGKEVGSIIGKKGETVKKMREESGARINISEGNCPERIVTITGPTDAIFKAFAMIAYKFEEDIINSMSNSPATSKPPVTLRLVVPASQCGSLIGKGGSKIKEMRESTGSQVQVAGDMLPNSTERAVTISGAPEAIIQCVKQICVVMLESPPKGATIPYRPKPASTPVLFSGGQAYTIQGQYAIPHPDLTKLHQLAMQQTPFTPLGQTTPAFPAGLDASNQASTHELTIPNDLIGCIIGRQGTKINEIRQMSGAQIKIANAMEGSSERQITITGTPANISLAQYLINARFRDVAAMWNDPSSMTTS; this is translated from the exons ATGGAACCCACCAAAGTCCAGTCAGAAGGCGGCTTGAACGTCACCCTCACCATCAGGCTTCTGATGCACGGCAAG GAGGTGGGCAGCATTATTGGCAAG AAAGGAGAGACGGTGAAGAAGATGCGTGAGGAG AGTGGCGCCCGTATCAACATTTCTGAGGGTAACTGTCCAGAGAGGATAGTCACTATCACCGGACCCACAGACGCCATCTTCAAGGCCTTCGCCATGATAGCCTACAAGTTTGAAGAg GATATCATAAACTCCATGAGCAACAGCCCAGCCACCAGCAAGCCCCCGGTCACCCTGCGTCTGGTTGTGCCGGCCAGCCAGTGTGGCTCTCTCATAGGCAAGGGGGGCTCCAAAATCAAAGAGATGCGGGAG TCCACCGGCTCCCAGGTGCAGGTGGCAGGGGACATGCTGCCCAACTCCACAGAACGAGCAGTCACCATCTCTGGTGCCCCGGAGGCCATCATCCAGTGTGTGAAGCAGATCTGTGTGGTGATGCTGGAG tcccCACCTAAAGGTGCCACTATCCCCTACCGTCCCAAGCCTGCCTCCACCCCGGTCCTCTTTTCAGGTGGCCAG gcctACACCATCCAGGGACAGTATGCCATCCCGCATCCAGAT TTGACCAAGCTCCACCAGTTGGCTATGCAGCAAACCCCCTTTACCCCCCTTGGACAGACCACCCCTGCCTTCCCCG CAGGTCTGGATGCCAGTAACCAGGCCAGTACTCATGAACTCACCATTCCCAATGAT CTAATAGGCTGCATAATCGGGCGCCAGGGAACCAAAATCAACGAGATCCGTCAGATGTCTGGGGCACAGATCAAAATTGCTAATGCCATGGAAGGGTCATCAGAACGCCAGATCACCATTACCGGAACCCCTGCCAACATCAGCCTGGCTCAGTACCTCATCAATGCCAG
- the LOC134007570 gene encoding poly(rC)-binding protein 3-like isoform X10 produces MEPTKVQSEGGLNVTLTIRLLMHGKEVGSIIGKKGETVKKMREEVLQSGARINISEGNCPERIVTITGPTDAIFKAFAMIAYKFEEDIINSMSNSPATSKPPVTLRLVVPASQCGSLIGKGGSKIKEMRESTGSQVQVAGDMLPNSTERAVTISGAPEAIIQCVKQICVVMLESPPKGATIPYRPKPASTPVLFSGGQAYTIQGQYAIPHPDLTKLHQLAMQQTPFTPLGQTTPAFPAGLDASNQASTHELTIPNDLIGCIIGRQGTKINEIRQMSGAQIKIANAMEGSSERQITITGTPANISLAQYLINARFRDVAAMWNDPSSMTTS; encoded by the exons ATGGAACCCACCAAAGTCCAGTCAGAAGGCGGCTTGAACGTCACCCTCACCATCAGGCTTCTGATGCACGGCAAG GAGGTGGGCAGCATTATTGGCAAG AAAGGAGAGACGGTGAAGAAGATGCGTGAGGA ggtcctcCAGAGTGGCGCCCGTATCAACATTTCTGAGGGTAACTGTCCAGAGAGGATAGTCACTATCACCGGACCCACAGACGCCATCTTCAAGGCCTTCGCCATGATAGCCTACAAGTTTGAAGAg GATATCATAAACTCCATGAGCAACAGCCCAGCCACCAGCAAGCCCCCGGTCACCCTGCGTCTGGTTGTGCCGGCCAGCCAGTGTGGCTCTCTCATAGGCAAGGGGGGCTCCAAAATCAAAGAGATGCGGGAG TCCACCGGCTCCCAGGTGCAGGTGGCAGGGGACATGCTGCCCAACTCCACAGAACGAGCAGTCACCATCTCTGGTGCCCCGGAGGCCATCATCCAGTGTGTGAAGCAGATCTGTGTGGTGATGCTGGAG tcccCACCTAAAGGTGCCACTATCCCCTACCGTCCCAAGCCTGCCTCCACCCCGGTCCTCTTTTCAGGTGGCCAG gcctACACCATCCAGGGACAGTATGCCATCCCGCATCCAGAT TTGACCAAGCTCCACCAGTTGGCTATGCAGCAAACCCCCTTTACCCCCCTTGGACAGACCACCCCTGCCTTCCCCG CAGGTCTGGATGCCAGTAACCAGGCCAGTACTCATGAACTCACCATTCCCAATGAT CTAATAGGCTGCATAATCGGGCGCCAGGGAACCAAAATCAACGAGATCCGTCAGATGTCTGGGGCACAGATCAAAATTGCTAATGCCATGGAAGGGTCATCAGAACGCCAGATCACCATTACCGGAACCCCTGCCAACATCAGCCTGGCTCAGTACCTCATCAATGCCAG